Proteins from one Litorilinea aerophila genomic window:
- a CDS encoding response regulator, whose amino-acid sequence MSQHPIRVLIVDDHTIVRKGTRALFVHIPDIEVVGEAANGLEAIDQVEALNPDVVLLDLVMPGMDGIEAIRHILAIRPNVRILALTSFASDDKVFPAIKAGALGYLLKDANTDELIEAVRQVFRGEPSLHPVIARKMLKELSKPPGEKEVPLTDREVDVLKLVAKGMSNEAIAQELAIAEVTVRTHVSNILSKLRVSNRVQATLYALHEGLVSLDEIQFPGKTSR is encoded by the coding sequence ATCACACCATCGTGCGCAAAGGCACCCGCGCCCTGTTCGTCCACATCCCGGACATTGAAGTGGTAGGCGAAGCGGCCAACGGGCTGGAAGCCATTGACCAGGTGGAGGCCCTGAACCCGGACGTGGTCCTGTTGGACCTGGTGATGCCCGGCATGGACGGCATCGAGGCCATCCGCCACATTCTGGCCATTCGCCCCAACGTGCGCATTCTGGCCCTGACCAGCTTTGCCAGCGACGACAAGGTCTTCCCGGCCATCAAGGCGGGCGCCCTGGGCTATCTGCTGAAGGACGCCAACACCGACGAGCTGATCGAGGCGGTGCGCCAGGTCTTTCGGGGGGAGCCCTCCCTGCACCCGGTCATCGCCCGCAAGATGCTCAAAGAGCTGAGCAAGCCGCCCGGTGAAAAGGAAGTGCCCCTCACCGATCGGGAGGTGGACGTGTTAAAACTGGTGGCCAAGGGCATGAGCAACGAGGCCATCGCCCAGGAGCTGGCCATTGCTGAGGTCACCGTCCGCACCCATGTGAGCAACATTCTGAGCAAGCTTCGGGTCTCCAACCGGGTGCAGGCCACCCTCTACGCCCTGCACGAAGGCCTGGTCTCTCTGGACGAGATTCAATTCCCAGGCAAAACATCCCGCTAG